GTCTCAACGAACCACAAAGTTTAGGATCTTCCACAAGGCATGGTCTTTTGGAGTGGTCACCTTTCGCATCCAAACTCTATAAATGGATACGTTCTAAATGGCACATAATATATTCTTGATtagctctctctctctctctctctagcATAGTAATTTCTTATAAagctcttctttttttcttttatagaatTCATCTtgagttctttttcttttgtccctttgttttccttttctacTTGATCTTTTCCACAAATATCctagatttatttattaaatatatacttGCTAGTTCTGATATCCTGAAATTTTTGAGaagtttcttttatatatgaAGAACTTACACAACACTATAGATAAGTCtgtaaaaacatttaatttacatatatcATCCAGAAGTTTTGTTTGTGTCTTTTGTTAGTTTTTGCAACAATTATTTTGTATGTGATTGACTTGTCTATGTTTGGAGTTTTAAGATGAAAAATGTGGATTgtaattaaagttatttttttactaaatttaattgaaatttgttattactaatttatataatttgtttagaAGAAAtcttaaatatgttaaaagtgTATTTGATAGagatagaaatattttttttcaagcattatataatatgatgaaaagaaaaaaaaatgatctcTTTTCAACCACCAAACTATCCTAAAGATGGATCTTTAGGATGAGTGTGTGGATTGTGATTGTTGATGGATAATCACGATGGTATGGTTCCACGCAGCACGCCACAACAGCTTTTGTCGTTTCCTAAAAATTCAGAAAACGTGGTCGTTTTTCGATGGAATTGTGAAACCACCGTCAATTTTGtcttgtttttcatttataCGCTTGCTTACCCATAGGAATCAACGTACTTTGTTTTCTATTAATCTCTTATTACTTCAAACTGAAACAACCACATTTGCTTTGTTTGAACTTAAAGGGCCCCTCCTTTGCAAATGCTGCATCCTTGACCACATCTTGTCTCTTCCAACTCTTAGATTTTCACATGAGTGGATATTATCAAcaacattatttttctcttcttcatggGATACAATAAAGAAAGACAAGTAGCAACACCAAGTGGCACCAAGTGGATAAACTTTAAGATTCGTCTTAGAATACAAGATAAGCTTTGCTTTGTCAGCATCACCATCCACATCCCCTATCTAATCTTGCTTAAGATCAATCCAATTGCCTTATTAGTTTAATCATTTCGTATTACTCATAACTCATAAACCTTTCATGTAGTTATTATTCTTGTAGgataaatgtttatatataatattcaaatacACTTGTTAACTATGTTATCGCTTTCATACTTTACTGATTTCTATAAGCAAAAAAATCTAAatgaaaatagtaataaaataagagtgtcatttttttaaaacaaaaaattattcattgcTAGCGTAAATTTTCTTAGTGTATCAGTTCATGAAATAATACTTTAAGtgtgagttaaaaaaattacataaaattcaatactttttaataatagaGCAATTTAGGATTTGATAGTATAATTGTTTATATGGTATATATTCTACTCGTATTAAAAACGAAGTCAaatataattatactttgtttataattaatgttatttaattgtttatagTTACTTTAAAAGTCAATGATGATGGAGACATATATATCTGATAGAGTTATAgctaataattatatatttcatttttcatttcttattaGTGCATGCCACCAAGAATGCATGTAACAagttttatttcataaatgagGAGCAGTATAAAAGTATTCCCTGACgtactatattttattaattaaaatttatcatagctacaaaattacaaattaggaAATGAAATTTACCCAGTTTTAAGATTTAGATATCCTACAAAATCAAACTTTCGTTCTCTCCCCTCTTCTAATTAAAGATTTtcgatataatttttttctatattagaAGTGTATTTTACATTCTCACCCCCACAATGAACCAAATATTTCCTCATTCAATAACCTGTAATCAGCgtctcttaaataaaaataactttatatcaaattttattacaaaGTTAAAACACGATTCGTGTAATCAAAAtgcttatttattatattttttaattatataaagcAATATTTATCAGGTACAATGCACGATACATATTTTAAACTGTGAGATACTATCATTTGTGTTGATATTCACCAAGAAGCTTCATAAATTTCAATCATTAAATCGAGTGCTCATCCAAAATCTTCCATAGTTGGACCCCAAGTTACCTCAACCAAACATTAATCTGTATTAGATAACAACGTGCAAATTGCTTACATTCGAATCGTAAAAACAATTCAATGTCACCATCATTGTCTCATGTCGTTTACTACGTACCTTCTGTAAACAAGAGAAGCCATTGCAACACACAGATTTCAAACACTGCAATAGCTGTATTATAGAAGAAGATAAACAATGTCTGCCTTTTACTTTGGTTTTTACTTTGCTCCTTTGTCTGCTAGCACAGTCCGAATGATCCAAGATcagagaaaatggaaaagagCATTGCAAAACTATCCAGCAGAAGCTAGATATGAATGGAGAAAATGGAGAAGGGACCGCTTGAAGAATCAAACATATGAATGAATTACGTTAGATAACTGTTCTTGGCACATAAAAAAAACAGACACCATTGTTCAATCTTCTGATTTCTGACATTCCTGAGACAAAGGTGGTGTGGTAACAGAAAACTACAGTCGAAAATAAACATTTGATATTATACAATCAATTGGTAGCGAAGCCATTCTCGGAAAGGCAGAGCTAAGGTAAAAAATGTTAGACAGGGAAGTACAAAGCAAAGACACCCAACAGTCTCTTCAGAACTCAACAACTATGtacatgaaattttattttatttgacatGGCATCATACGAGGTTAACAGTAGAGAGAGAAATCAAAGGCCCCGGAATCCATTCACCGGTTCCGAGACCCATCCAACGTGAGGAGCAGAACCTGCAATGGAATTCTCCCTGCTAAGCTTCGCGTATATTCTCGCCCTAATATCTCTCCCAGATTCCACTCTCTCCATAGCAGGCTCTTCTTCCTCACACCCATTACCACTCAAAATACCGCCACTTGTTGACCCGAACACGCACCGGGTCAAACCCGAGAAAAGTCCATCCTCCAGTTGAACATTCCGCATTGAACTAACTATCTCTTGTATGTTGTGGACGTAAGGAGAAGAGGGTGGAGAATCGAAGAAGGAAGAGGTGATAACCGAAGTGGGAGAGGAAAGAGAGGACGAATCGGGTGTGAGGCGGAGCTGGTCGTTGGTGTGAGCGAAGAAGCAAACTCTGCGGCGGCAGTTAGTCCCGTCTTTACAGAGGTGGGTTCTGTAGCGAGAAGGGTGGAGCCAGCACTCGAACACGCCATGCGCAAACTGACACGTGTCACCCCTCTTGCAGTTCCCCTTCCGGTAATCAGGGCATGCCGTGGCGGAGTAGAGGAACTTGCGGGGGTCCCGGCGGCGAGCCTTCTCGGCGGGGTGGGCGTAGGGACACTCGGTCCAGTCGTGGGCCCTGCCACGTGGACAGGTGAGGACCTTGAAGTGGAACATCCGGAAATGATCGGTGGAGAAGGAGGCGGTGTCGGGCGCATTGGGAGAGAACGGGGAGACCGGTCCTCCGTCTGCGGCGGCGGAGTCCCAGAGGGGTATTTGAACATTGGGTGTCATGTGTTTatgatttggattttgtttGTCTGTTTGGGTGAGAGTGAGTAAATATATAAGGCGGGGTTTTGCTTTGTTTGACAAAGGTTGAGTCAATAATAAGTAACATAAAAATATCTGTAGTTTTATGGTGATGAGGTGTACAGCTTCCACATGGCTTTGTTACTGTAAGAGTTGGTGTTAacctttcttctctttctcgtcATCCGTCAGAAAAATTGAGTTAACCACccagaaatatatatatatatatatatatatatatatatatatatatatatattttttttttttttatgatgtctAGGATAAACAGTTATAACtttattaacttaattaaaccAATTTATTGTTAGAGTTCAGAAATTCAATTTTTGGAGAATCAAATTCTTATAGCCAATAATCCACGGAGAGTTActcccttcaccaccaccaaccACTCCCTGCACCTCCCCATACCTTATTTGTCCTtctataaaacggatgtcaacatctgtttcACCTTtaacagatgttgacatccgtaacatttatttacatattttatattttagtttattatttttatttaaaaaaaaaaaacttcaacggatgtggtcacatccgttaacggatgtgccacatccgtttaatagatttttaaaaagttttttatttattatttaaataataatatataaattaaaataataataattattttattaaataaaataaattaatttataaataattaaataataatttttaaaaaattaaataatatttatatattaatttaaaatataaaaatttaaaaaattaaaaactaaaaaacataaaaggcaacggatgtcgccacatccgttaacggatgtggcacatccgttttcatatatttattaaaaaaaaattaattattatttaaataataatacataaattaaaattaataataattattttattaaataaaataaaattaatttataaataattaagtaataattttaaaataattaaattatatttatatattaattttaaacaaaaaagatataaaagctaaactaaaaaacaaaaatgcaacggatgtcgccacatccgttaacggatgtggcacatccgttttaatatatttataataaattttttaattattatttaaataataatacataaattaaaattaataattattattttattaaataaaataaaattaatttataaataattaagtaataattttaaaataattaaataatatttatatattaatttaaaacaaaaaaaaaataaaaaaactaaaagctaaaaaacaaaaaaggcaacggatgtcgccacatccgttaacggatgtcgccacatccgttaacggatatGGCACGTCCGTGGAagcattttttcttcaacggatgttgacatccgttgaagaaaagaggtggggtgtaggatattttaaaatataaaggatagttttggaattttaaaaaaatgtggtggtggagggagcaaagtggggtggtgtagggaaTAACCCtcgatgtcgccacatccgttaacggatgtggcacgtCCGTGGAagcattttttcttcaacggatgttgacatccgttgaagaaaagaggtgagatataggatattttaaaatataaaggatagttttggaattttaaaaaaatgtggtggtggagggagcaaagTGGGGTGGTATAGggaatatgtaaatattttgtttacatGTTTGATTTTTGGCGAACCGAATTCTACTCggtcttttactttttcttttgaatttagaaaataaagagTTTGAAGAATatgtaaacaaaataaaaagttataattatattttgtgtgAATTCAATgtagaataatttaaatgataaattaaaagcAATCtgatgtaaaaaaattgtaaaactaatgaaatatgtttaaaaCTATATTGCATTACGATTGTTCgttatacaaaatttaaaatgaatttattattttgaaaaaaaagagtatataagtattaaaaaaatttaagtagtggtttaaaattaaaaaaaataagaattatatttatatttttttagtaatgtGATACGAAAACAACTTTATATAAGTAaatgcaataaataaaaaatgttatattgaaatatcaattataaaatagtattttacccATCGGGATCAACTAAGTTATATGACAATAATactttaatgaataaattttgtatgaattaaaatgatttagtaatgtttaaataaatatcttgttaataaaatttataaaaaagtattgaAATAATGTTATAATCATTTTAAGTATTAAATTGTTGGGATAGAGAAAAACTAAgtattattcattttacttGCAATAAGTAAAACTAAAtctaaaaagaaattacaaaatatgttttaaattgatataaaatattttaaaatgaaagttatatacaaattaatatatggataaatatttatagatataataaattgatgtgatgataattaatattaggtattaattcaaaatatgaagcttttggttaaatttaatctcccgcaaataaaattttaggtgaactgtaataaaatatttttttaagcgaaaatgtataatttattaggtttaaaccctcctaCTTATAGTTATTGAAAAATCTCATGTGAATCTTCGTCTTTTCAATTATCAaaattaggtttttatttttcaagaatATCTCAATTGGGCCTTAAAAGGAAGGAGGAATGCTTTGCACGAAACGGTGCGATTTAGCGGGGGTGAGGTGACGGacgagaaaaagaagaaagtaatGACCTCTGTTATTCACAGGCTCTGCCCACAATCCACCAGCACCAACATGATTGATCTCCtgtaaaatcaaaatttagatACTTTAAAACTATTTCACCGTAAAAAGATACCCATTTCAGTATTACATAACAGGCACTGTGAAAAGATACTCAATATTTAGAAATTTGAATAACCCTTTAGTACGTGACATTAGCACCCCAACCTCAAAAAATATTAGCCTTTGGAAACTGCAAAAAAAACTGCAACAAGCCCTTGGAAAAATCATAGCTTCTTCTTCTGGTCTTTTACATGTTCAGTATCATAataacacacatatatatatatatacaaacacaATCTGTTtccttgatttttttctttttgcctaataaaatattacaattaaaaataaattcattttactaaaataattcttttttacaatattaaaattaattttaaaaattaatgttaattttttactctttataaacttttttacaattaaatataagattaacaattatcattttatattacattaaaaattactggtgttttggtaatcttcagtttttaccaattaaacaaattttttaaatctgttacatcaatcaaatcctacattaATTCTCATCAACTTTACTTTgaaattcactctcaattacgacgaaagattttttttccattGACACAGGTCGATTCCTCTTTATTTATGGTACAACCGAGCTCCTTGTAGGTCTTCCAACTCGAGCAATCAGAAGCAAACGCATCGCCCGCTACGGGCATTCTCTTGAAGCTTAAAAACGAAGTGTTTCATCGGCCCGGCTCAAAAGTTGTTGGTGACTGGGTTCCCTGCGGGGCTTTTACAGTTTTTCTTCCGTCACTCCCAACCTGTTCTTCTTCGACCGCGAGTGAACCATAGCCTTTTCCCGGAGATAGCCTTTGAGATAACCAGGTCTTTTTCTTTATTGCCAGGAGCTGTAAACAACATCTTCTTTTTGTTTACAGAGCTTAGTCCTTATTCTCTTCCTCTATCTAAGTGAAGAATCTCTTCTTCAATCGATGATTCTTCTTCGCCGAGTTCAGACTCGCCAAGAGTTGTTCGAATCCCAGGAGAGTTTTCAAGTGGTCAAGCAAGTCTGAAAGTCATCGGGTAAGGTTTTATAGTTCCAGGTTAAACGTACTAAATCTTATTAGCTTATTGCCATCGGAGTGAAATCCTGTCCAGAAGTTGTGAGAGAAGGATTAGTTCGTGTCTGTGTCAAGGGGACGGGTGACCCGACTTCCATAGGTAAGAGCTGTCTAACCTCTGTTGTGTTGTTATAACCTAGTCTGACTCGTTCTTACCTCCCTGCCTgttctcctttctttcttttatgagAATACTTGCCGCCTCTGCTCTCGTTCGGGCCCCGGGAATCCCTTGCTTTTGGCTACGgtctttatttacctttttgcGCTCTTCCCTCAAAACTACTCATTTACAAAGACTACTTGAAGGGCACGGCACGACAGCAATACCACGACAGATATACTTACCGACAAGAGAGAGCGAGACTGACCCACCTGAGAGAGAGAAGGCAAGAGTGACTCCCCCTATCACTGAAAGGCGGCCGGAAGACAGTTTTTCTTTCCCACGGCCTTATTTACCAAGCTCGGGACTAGAGGAGCATTTTTGGAATTTGAGGTATCGCTTGTGATATGGAAATGTTCATATATATAGTAATGTCCTTTTCTTGCGCCCTATTTGAGACTGAGACTAAGGCAGGTACCCTGTCCTATCACCTTTATCAAATCCCTAGCTCTCTTCCTTAGTGCAACTGTCCTATTCCTACCATGGGAATCTCTTTCCTGTGTCATATCTATAGTTTCGGATATCAAACCGGACGGTATCGTATATGAAGAAAGAGATTGTTGAGGTTAGTAGACTAATCTATTCATTGGTAGGGCATTTCTTCCTGTGACCGCCTTTCCTACCAAAACCCCCGGTTTTTTTTCTAGACTAGACCTTCGGGATTTTTTTAGGATTCATACATACATTGATCCAGTCgaagaaataacaaaaaatttatcttcaaattcgtTCAATCACTCCTCCAAATCATTTCCACTAAACAAAACctttaagaaaaaggaaactaaggcttaaatatttaaggaattagatgaaaaaaatgaagtgCGAACATAATCGGtttctttaaataattgttgGAAAACtattctaaaagaaaaattatattttagaggctgtttttgttaataactttcaacaaaatgttttttaaataaaaaatacttacgatttttaaacataaattgcCAGAAATTATTTGGAATTTCTAAATCCATCGGAAAAACCGCTCCTAAAATCAATTGTAGTTTGCTGACTGAATTAGATGGTAATGTTTTGTTAAAGCAATTTCCTACAcaataagtaatatatatatatatatatatatatatatatatatatatatatatatatatatatatatatatatatatatatattaaaatatttgattttattgttgTGGAGAGTAGAAAACATTCCCATAACAATCACAATCAAACAATCTAAGATGTAATAAAATCGTTCTGATCATAAAATGGatcatcatttattttaaaaatttctgaTTTTCACATTTACTTCCATATAAATTAAcacaatttttcataatttaattaattaaaatacatacGAAATAAAcaatctaataataataaattatacattttcgcttaaaaaatattttattacagttcaataaaaattttatttgcgggagattaaatttaaccaaagcttcatattttgaattaatacctaatattaattatcatcacatcaatttattatatctataaataactatccatatattaatttgtatataactttcattttaaaatattttatatcaatttgaaacatattttgtaattttttttagatttagttTTACTTATTGCaagtaaaatgaataatacTTAGTTTTTCTCTATCCCAACAATTTATAACTTAAATGATTATAACATTATTtcaatacttttttataaattttattaacaagatatttatttaaacattactaaatcattttaattcatacaaaatttattcataaaGTATTATTGTCATATAACTTAGTTGATCCCGATgggtaaaatactattttataattgatatttcaatataacattttttatttattacatttactTATATAAAGTTGTTTTCATAtctttactaaaaaaaattataaatatagttctCATTCTTATTGATATGATTTCCTGTAGTTTCTTTCAGCATGAGAGTATTTTATTTTGCCAATTAGTGATTCTATTCTTGTGTGTTCTGACTATTTTGTGCAAGAGATGGTTGTCTTTCTTTCTGAATGTTTGAAATTGGATTTACCTATTTTCAGGGGACTGTCCCTGAGAGAAATCATGTCTTTCCTGCTCATATGCCATCGCAGAAACCTATTCGTCCCGTAGAAAAATGTCACTCTCGCCAATCGGAAGAGGCAAATTTGACTTGTTCTCTTGAACAGAGAAAGAAGGTATATGAAGAAGACTTTAGGGTTCCTGTATACGTTCATTCAAGGGTTGGTCAGTGTAATGATAAAAGTGTTGAGAGTTTCGACAGGAAAAAGATCACTCATACAGGCACTAGGTATTTCGGTTGTTCAGTTGCAGGGCAAAGTGATTGTGAAAGGGTTCCCAAACAATTTGGGTCCTCACATGTCAGGAAAGATGCGCGATGTGAGACTGATGGTCTTCCACAAGTAAGTAGAAAAGACCAGCCATTAACGTCTGTCCGAAGCATATCCACGAGAGAAAATATTGACACCTTAGTAAGGCAAGCCAAGGTGACTCCGAATCAAGAGTTTCAAGATTGTCATGTATCAAAAAGGAACAGATTTAGACAGGATGATGGTTGCTTACGGAAGGACTGTGGAGTGGGGTCCCAATCCAATGACATTGGACACAGTGGTTCTCTTGTTCAGTCTTCAAGGAAGCTTGGTAATGGAAATGCCGCTACAGCAAACCAAACCAATCCAGCTGAGGCAATCAATGACACTGGACATCATGATGGGCAGTCTGCTACAGTTGGGGggcggggggggggggggggggggggggggggggggggggggggggggggttgtgGGGAATTAAATGGAAGTGACAATGCTTCGAAGATCTCCTCGGTAGACAATCTGTCACCATTGAAAATTTCTCcagatgatgttgttggaataaTTGGTCATAAGCAATTCTGGAAAGCTAGAAGAGCAATTGCCGTGTAAGTCATGTTCCCTGTCGGTTGCATTGGCAGTTCCTAATGGTCTTAATGAAGTCTATTTTCcttgtgaaatattttttgtcatGTAAATAGTAAACTCTTTTAATTGATTGGACCTGACAATATCTTAATTGTTGACTATTGTGGACAAGGACAACCATATCTAGATTTAGATTACAAAAGCCATGTTTTTGGTGGAAGCTTGATATGTCCACTGATTTTAGGAAACTGTTCACCgctgatttttgttttcttctattatGCATCCTTAGTTATATATACTCTATGCATGTTGGCTGGATATTTTCATTTCAGTTAAGGAGTTATAAATGTTGTTTTCAAGAAAGGAAATTTGCTAGTCCTGGGGCACCttctatttgaattttttgtatAGATTCAAAGTCTTTAGTGGGACATGActattgttattgttgttgctgTAAAATCAAAGTCCTTGATAGTGTTTTAATGGTGGATACTGGTTACAACAGGGCAGTGAGCAGTCTTAATATTATACTATGTTGGAGGGCACCCGTGTGACAGCATATCATCTCATAATTCACTGTCTTCTAGCCACTGGATTTTGGATGTGTTTCTGTCCACGTTTCCTCTTGCTTGGTTCTCCATGTCACCACTGGGGCAAGTTTCCTTACACTACACTGAAGGACTTGAACTAAGAAGGGGGACCAAGTAAGGCAGGATGGCCCTGGATGTATGGTAGGGACACTTGGAGAGTTCATGACTGAGATTTTGATAATAAGGGGATTTTTGCCCTTTTTCTGTAACTTATCCAGTGTCTTCTTTTTCTACTTTCGAGAATTTTGGGTTGGGACTTATACATACTTTTGTTAGTCAGGTCGTCTTGCCATCTAGAGCTTGGATAAATTTCATATCACAGATATTTTTTGCATGAATTTGATGTATATGTGCTTATCCCCAGCCCCAGAAAAGAAGTTTACTGTGAAGTTTAACATTTTTTCTAGAGTGATTGATTGATTGTGACTGTTGAATGCTAATGTTCCCACAATTTGTTGTATGCTC
This Vigna angularis cultivar LongXiaoDou No.4 chromosome 4, ASM1680809v1, whole genome shotgun sequence DNA region includes the following protein-coding sequences:
- the LOC108330830 gene encoding zinc finger CCCH domain-containing protein 23, which codes for MTPNVQIPLWDSAAADGGPVSPFSPNAPDTASFSTDHFRMFHFKVLTCPRGRAHDWTECPYAHPAEKARRRDPRKFLYSATACPDYRKGNCKRGDTCQFAHGVFECWLHPSRYRTHLCKDGTNCRRRVCFFAHTNDQLRLTPDSSSLSSPTSVITSSFFDSPPSSPYVHNIQEIVSSMRNVQLEDGLFSGLTRCVFGSTSGGILSGNGCEEEEPAMERVESGRDIRARIYAKLSRENSIAGSAPHVGWVSEPVNGFRGL